In one Zobellia galactanivorans genomic region, the following are encoded:
- a CDS encoding VCBS repeat-containing protein, translating into MKHKVSVDVSMSIVILFVALFFGCKKEKRGDTVTLSNKIEKKETLFELVHPDSSGIKFKNHVEENLKNYVVHFNYVYNGGGVAIGDINNDGLSDIYFSSNEESNKLYLNKGNFKFEDITESAGVGGGEGWHTGINMIDINHDGFLDIYICRGGFEDTDTERKNLLYINDGNMKFSEQAEKYGLADKGFSVQAVFFDMDNDNDLDMYLTNRPELFFQTVEELNKGERENNDLYRDKLFLNENNTFREIGLKAGIVNNYGYGLGVSTLDANNDGLTDIYVTNDYEQSDYLYINQGNNKFKESIKKFTNHTSFYSMGIDVVDFNNDGFEDILALDMVSENYVRSKTTMASMNLEKYREIIDRGYHSQYMHNMLHLNEGNGFYSEIGQLAGIAKTDWSWSCLGSDFDNDGYRDIFISNGYRRDVTDKDATKRFFNYINSNAVRQNSDEQNLKNILDLYPTTKLSNYIFSNNADLTFDKKMVDWGLEQKSFSNGAATADLDNDGDLDLVINNLEDIAFVYENKLDEQTNKNYLKIKLNGPKKNPQGIGAKVELMYGDQVQYHDFKVTRGYLSSVEPVVHFGLGEVAIIDQIRVVWPDKKVNTLTNVESNKEIEVRYREAATEEPSKKIEQTLFVETTADIRSNFRHKENTFDDYENQILLPHQMSRLGPFVSVADIDGDGLEDFYVGGAMGQSGAVYIQDNKGKFKALPNQTFVSDRQYEDMGATFFDVDNDGDVDLYVVSGGSENEINSKNYQDRLYVNNGKGKFVRSENLPEITESGSCVVTYDFDSDGDLDLFVGGRQTPGKYPLSANSHWLRNDGGVLVDITESNAPELLGVGMVTSAVWANIDNDSTKELIVVGEWMPITIFKIVEDKLKNITEQFNLGKTSGWWNKVIAKDYDKDGDQDLIFGNLGENYKFTASDEKPFYVFANDFDSNGTNDIFLAKKLKNNLVPIRGKECSSQQIPSLSKKFKTYEGFAKADLPTILGDKIMDATRYEAHIFSSIILENTGQGFKMHKLPVEAQFSTVNGIVCDDFDDDGIQDILLGGNKFEVEIETTRADASPGFVFMGSSPKSFQAVKPAQSGFFIPYNVKDIQQVKIANGKKGILVTTNDNILRLFKTTL; encoded by the coding sequence ATGAAGCATAAAGTGTCTGTTGATGTATCGATGAGTATAGTTATCCTATTTGTGGCCCTGTTCTTCGGTTGTAAAAAAGAGAAAAGAGGTGATACGGTTACCCTTTCCAACAAAATAGAAAAGAAAGAAACACTTTTTGAACTGGTTCACCCTGATAGTTCAGGGATCAAGTTTAAGAACCACGTTGAAGAGAACCTGAAGAACTATGTGGTTCATTTTAATTATGTCTATAACGGAGGTGGTGTGGCTATTGGGGATATAAATAATGATGGACTGTCCGATATCTATTTTTCATCTAATGAAGAATCCAATAAATTATATCTCAACAAGGGCAATTTCAAATTTGAGGACATAACCGAATCTGCTGGCGTAGGTGGTGGTGAGGGCTGGCATACAGGAATCAATATGATCGATATAAACCATGATGGTTTTTTAGATATTTACATCTGTCGCGGAGGGTTTGAGGATACCGATACGGAAAGAAAAAATTTACTGTATATCAATGATGGTAATATGAAATTCTCTGAGCAAGCCGAAAAGTATGGTTTGGCCGATAAGGGATTTTCGGTTCAAGCGGTATTCTTTGATATGGATAACGATAACGACCTTGATATGTATCTTACCAACCGACCAGAATTGTTTTTTCAGACGGTTGAAGAGTTGAATAAAGGGGAACGGGAAAACAACGACCTGTATCGGGATAAACTTTTTTTAAATGAAAACAATACATTTCGAGAGATAGGCCTAAAGGCAGGAATTGTAAATAACTATGGCTATGGATTGGGAGTTAGCACTCTTGATGCCAATAATGACGGACTAACAGATATTTACGTAACCAACGATTACGAACAATCCGATTATTTGTACATCAATCAGGGAAATAATAAATTCAAGGAAAGCATCAAGAAATTCACTAATCACACTTCCTTTTATTCAATGGGAATTGATGTGGTAGACTTCAATAATGATGGCTTTGAAGATATTTTGGCGCTTGATATGGTCTCTGAGAATTATGTTCGGAGTAAGACGACCATGGCGTCGATGAATTTAGAAAAATATAGGGAGATTATTGATAGGGGGTATCACAGCCAATATATGCATAACATGTTGCATTTGAACGAAGGTAATGGTTTCTATAGTGAAATTGGCCAATTGGCAGGTATTGCAAAGACCGATTGGAGCTGGTCTTGCCTTGGAAGCGATTTCGATAATGATGGCTATCGTGATATTTTTATTAGCAACGGTTACCGAAGGGATGTTACCGATAAAGATGCCACCAAAAGGTTTTTTAACTACATCAACAGTAATGCGGTCAGGCAAAACTCAGATGAGCAGAACCTAAAGAATATCTTAGATCTTTATCCTACTACAAAACTTTCAAATTATATTTTCAGTAATAACGCCGATCTAACTTTTGACAAGAAAATGGTCGATTGGGGCCTAGAGCAAAAAAGTTTTTCGAATGGGGCGGCTACTGCAGATTTGGACAACGATGGTGATTTAGATTTGGTCATAAATAACCTTGAGGATATTGCATTCGTTTATGAAAACAAACTAGATGAGCAAACAAATAAGAACTATCTAAAAATCAAATTGAACGGACCGAAAAAAAATCCACAGGGTATAGGGGCAAAGGTTGAGTTGATGTACGGAGATCAAGTACAATATCATGACTTCAAGGTAACTAGGGGCTATCTGTCATCTGTGGAGCCCGTAGTGCATTTTGGACTGGGGGAAGTTGCAATAATCGACCAAATTAGGGTGGTTTGGCCCGATAAAAAAGTAAATACGCTGACGAATGTCGAGAGTAATAAGGAAATAGAGGTTCGTTACAGGGAGGCAGCGACAGAAGAGCCTTCTAAGAAAATAGAACAGACCCTTTTTGTGGAAACTACTGCGGATATTCGGTCTAATTTTCGTCATAAGGAAAACACTTTTGACGATTATGAAAACCAGATTTTGTTACCACATCAAATGTCTAGACTCGGACCATTTGTCTCTGTTGCGGATATCGATGGCGATGGATTGGAGGACTTTTACGTAGGGGGAGCTATGGGGCAATCCGGAGCAGTATATATTCAAGATAATAAAGGAAAATTCAAGGCTTTGCCAAATCAAACTTTTGTATCCGATAGACAATATGAAGATATGGGAGCCACTTTTTTTGATGTGGATAACGATGGTGATGTAGACTTGTATGTGGTAAGCGGGGGAAGTGAGAATGAAATCAACTCCAAGAATTACCAAGACCGCCTATATGTAAACAATGGAAAAGGAAAATTTGTCCGCTCGGAGAATCTTCCTGAAATAACGGAGAGTGGGTCTTGCGTTGTTACGTATGACTTTGATTCCGATGGTGATTTAGATCTTTTTGTTGGAGGTAGACAAACACCGGGTAAATATCCATTATCGGCTAATAGCCACTGGTTGAGAAACGATGGCGGAGTGCTTGTCGATATCACCGAATCGAATGCTCCCGAACTTTTAGGGGTTGGTATGGTTACTAGTGCGGTCTGGGCTAATATAGATAATGATAGCACTAAAGAATTGATCGTAGTGGGTGAGTGGATGCCTATTACCATATTTAAAATCGTTGAGGATAAATTAAAGAACATTACCGAGCAATTCAATTTAGGGAAAACTAGTGGTTGGTGGAACAAGGTCATTGCTAAGGACTATGATAAAGATGGTGATCAAGATTTGATTTTTGGCAATTTAGGTGAGAACTACAAATTCACGGCATCAGATGAAAAACCCTTCTATGTATTTGCCAATGATTTTGATAGTAATGGTACCAACGATATTTTTTTAGCGAAAAAGTTAAAGAATAACCTCGTTCCTATTAGAGGGAAAGAATGTTCAAGTCAGCAAATTCCTAGTTTGAGTAAAAAATTCAAGACCTACGAAGGGTTTGCAAAAGCTGATTTACCTACGATATTAGGCGATAAAATAATGGACGCCACTCGCTATGAGGCGCATATTTTTTCTTCTATTATCTTAGAGAATACGGGTCAAGGCTTTAAGATGCACAAACTACCGGTAGAAGCACAGTTTTCTACAGTGAACGGTATTGTATGCGATGATTTTGATGATGATGGTATTCAAGATATTCTTTTGGGCGGCAATAAATTTGAAGTAGAGATTGAAACTACCCGGGCCGATGCATCACCTGGTTTTGTATTTATGGGGAGTTCGCCAAAGAGCTTTCAAGCGGTTAAACCTGCGCAAAGCGGTTTTTTTATTCCCTATAACGTAAAGGATATACAGCAAGTGAAAATCGCCAACGGTAAAAAAGGAATACTGGTGACCACTAACGATAACATCTTAAGGCTCTTTAAAACAACATTGTAA
- a CDS encoding two-component regulator propeller domain-containing protein, which produces MDKLFYLLMFFSVLLGNAQNHISFKHITTSDGLSQSDINAVYQDKQGFMWFATHDGLNKYDGYKFTVYNPSPIKPNCISSNLISAISGDDEGNLWVGTTGSGLNFYNASTGDFTTFTHNEEDVSSIIGNYVTALYRDSKNRLWVGEKDGLNMVDLSLPIDHLKFQHYNSEQDPFIIGWDGSSIYSIYEDKNGQLLVGGATGLFKLKKDPNGNEYFGNINKSLGLPDCIVRDIKEDNLGRLIIATDVGLFCQVKGNGLKLAKIHDNNVNNILVDNNNHLWVGSNEGLFYFENASPEKLPRYIKRFTYDSRDSGSISKNIIKSLYLDKTGIIWIGTNGGGINIFDPGRKQFLHVRNTPDPQSLSYDKIRAMYEDSNGTVWVGTEGGGLNMLTKQDDDGNYDKFRRFSSISRTFAITETVLDNKKTLFIGAESTPGLYLLNIDDPSQIKESDLRPQGLMHGVFSLLNDSDENIWIGTYTSGVQRWIKKEDGKGYDKTTFKSYPKQAHVLPSNIVRYILEDKFGNIWFATGDGLSVVKAIERYKKHPKFETYKNNSEDPKSLSHNYILSLYESTEGELWIGTFGGGLNKFVPGENGETDSFISYSVQDGLPNDVIKGILEDSEANLWLSTNMGLSKFNPKKETFKNYNENDGLQDNEFQELACVKRSDGEMLFGGINGFNAFYPEDIGDNEHLAETVITDMLVSNESVKVGAELDGKVILDKSINKIKNIELGYRQNNFSFEFAALHYAAPSKNKFAYMLEGFDPNWVQTTSNKRFATYTNLEPGDYVFKVKASNNDGLWDETPSQIQITITPPIWQTSAAYLFYGALVLGMLWLFWRYTFIRTSEKHQLELDHLEKEKSEEMQRVKLEFFTNISHEFRTPLTLIKGPLEYLRKDGDKISRTKVHEQYNIMYKNTNYLLKLVNQLLDFRKIDQGKMHLVVRNSNIVEFIQEVGQPFQFLAHKQNIEFTIQADQESLQTWFDHDALEKIMNNLLSNAFKYTPDGGRITVEIATEGEAKNDQGENVIIKVRDSGYGIAENRVNTIFERFNTQDKKDRRNLQGAGIGLSFTKNLIELHQGSIVVKSKPNKGTDFIVRLPVDKAVYMNIPEVSIKEVSESDFLVRSSETESFAIGINDEILDADVSKSRPKQPILLVVDDNADIRTLVKQGLESDYVIYEAENGKQALKVAKNIMPNIILTDILMPIMDGTEFCKSLKSDKETSHIPVVMLTAKASQESEIENLKIGVEGYIRKPFDMELLQLTLGNILKHREQLRKQFTRNITLQPAEIAVTSVDESFLQTAIEIVEKHMMNTDFNVEMLVKEMGYSRSNLYMKFKEITGLSSSEFIRNIRLKRAVQLFEQSDLSVKEIMYKTGFNTASYFSKCFKKQFGVIPSEYVAQLKNKKNTTS; this is translated from the coding sequence TTGGATAAGTTATTTTACCTTTTAATGTTTTTTTCGGTTTTGTTGGGTAACGCCCAAAACCACATAAGCTTTAAGCATATAACTACTAGTGACGGTCTTTCCCAAAGTGATATTAATGCGGTTTATCAAGATAAGCAGGGCTTTATGTGGTTCGCTACGCATGATGGACTCAATAAATACGACGGTTATAAATTCACGGTCTATAATCCCAGTCCTATTAAACCGAACTGTATCAGTAGCAACTTGATTTCGGCAATAAGCGGAGATGACGAAGGGAACCTCTGGGTGGGAACGACCGGAAGCGGACTTAATTTCTATAATGCTTCTACAGGCGATTTCACGACCTTTACCCATAACGAAGAAGATGTATCAAGTATCATTGGCAATTATGTTACTGCATTGTATAGGGATAGCAAAAATCGTTTGTGGGTCGGGGAGAAAGACGGCCTTAATATGGTAGACCTTTCCCTTCCTATAGATCATCTTAAATTCCAACACTATAATTCTGAACAAGATCCCTTTATTATTGGTTGGGACGGTAGTTCGATCTATTCAATTTATGAAGATAAGAACGGGCAACTTTTGGTCGGTGGGGCTACAGGTCTGTTCAAGCTGAAAAAAGACCCCAACGGAAATGAATACTTCGGAAATATCAATAAATCATTAGGGCTTCCCGATTGTATTGTGAGGGATATCAAAGAGGATAATCTGGGCCGGCTGATCATAGCGACGGACGTAGGCTTGTTTTGCCAAGTCAAAGGAAATGGACTGAAGTTGGCAAAAATACATGATAATAATGTCAATAATATTTTGGTCGATAATAACAATCACCTCTGGGTAGGTTCAAATGAAGGGCTTTTTTATTTCGAAAATGCCTCACCTGAAAAATTGCCCCGATACATTAAGCGATTTACCTATGATTCCAGGGATTCGGGGAGTATCAGCAAGAACATCATTAAATCCTTGTACCTTGATAAAACGGGCATCATTTGGATAGGAACCAATGGTGGGGGCATAAACATTTTTGATCCCGGAAGAAAACAATTTTTGCATGTAAGGAATACTCCCGATCCCCAAAGCCTGAGTTATGACAAGATCCGGGCCATGTATGAAGACAGTAATGGCACGGTATGGGTCGGTACAGAAGGCGGCGGCTTGAATATGTTGACAAAACAGGATGATGATGGGAATTACGACAAGTTTAGGCGCTTTAGCTCTATTTCACGAACCTTTGCTATCACCGAAACTGTTCTCGACAATAAGAAAACCTTGTTCATAGGGGCGGAAAGTACTCCCGGACTCTATTTGCTGAACATTGATGACCCAAGCCAAATAAAAGAATCTGATCTACGTCCCCAAGGATTGATGCACGGGGTGTTCAGCTTATTGAACGATTCCGATGAAAATATATGGATAGGCACCTATACTTCCGGAGTGCAACGATGGATTAAAAAGGAAGATGGGAAAGGCTATGACAAGACTACCTTCAAAAGCTACCCAAAACAGGCCCATGTCTTGCCAAGTAACATTGTCAGGTACATTTTAGAGGATAAGTTCGGCAATATTTGGTTTGCCACGGGCGATGGCTTAAGTGTCGTTAAGGCTATTGAACGGTATAAAAAACATCCTAAGTTCGAGACCTATAAAAACAATTCTGAAGACCCTAAGTCCCTTAGCCATAACTATATTCTCTCGTTGTACGAAAGCACTGAGGGTGAATTGTGGATTGGAACCTTTGGCGGAGGCCTAAATAAATTTGTTCCCGGGGAAAATGGTGAGACGGATAGTTTTATTTCCTATTCCGTTCAAGATGGACTTCCGAACGACGTAATCAAGGGAATTCTGGAAGACAGTGAAGCTAACCTATGGCTTTCAACCAATATGGGCTTGTCTAAGTTCAATCCGAAAAAAGAAACCTTTAAAAACTATAATGAAAACGACGGCCTTCAAGATAATGAATTTCAAGAATTGGCTTGCGTAAAACGGTCCGATGGTGAGATGCTATTTGGGGGTATCAATGGCTTTAATGCCTTCTATCCCGAAGATATCGGGGATAACGAACACTTGGCCGAAACCGTTATTACCGATATGCTGGTCTCGAACGAATCCGTAAAAGTGGGGGCCGAACTTGACGGTAAGGTCATACTCGATAAAAGCATCAATAAAATCAAGAATATAGAACTGGGCTACCGACAGAACAATTTTTCCTTTGAATTTGCCGCATTGCACTATGCGGCACCTTCAAAAAACAAATTTGCCTATATGTTAGAGGGCTTTGATCCCAACTGGGTGCAGACTACTTCGAACAAGCGTTTCGCTACATATACCAACCTAGAACCGGGTGACTACGTCTTTAAGGTCAAGGCTTCCAATAATGACGGTCTTTGGGATGAAACACCTTCGCAAATACAGATTACCATTACCCCGCCCATTTGGCAAACCTCAGCGGCCTATTTGTTTTATGGTGCATTGGTATTGGGCATGCTATGGTTGTTTTGGAGGTACACTTTTATCAGAACGAGTGAAAAGCACCAATTGGAACTCGATCATTTGGAAAAGGAGAAATCGGAAGAAATGCAGCGGGTAAAACTCGAGTTTTTTACCAATATTTCCCATGAGTTCCGAACTCCTCTCACCTTGATCAAGGGCCCACTGGAGTATTTGCGAAAGGATGGGGACAAGATAAGCCGGACCAAGGTGCATGAGCAGTACAATATTATGTACAAAAACACCAACTATTTATTAAAACTGGTCAATCAGCTGTTGGACTTTAGAAAGATAGACCAAGGCAAAATGCATTTGGTAGTCCGTAATAGCAATATTGTAGAGTTTATTCAAGAGGTAGGCCAGCCATTTCAGTTTCTCGCCCATAAGCAAAATATTGAGTTTACGATCCAGGCTGACCAAGAATCGCTTCAGACTTGGTTCGACCACGATGCCTTAGAGAAAATAATGAACAACTTGCTTTCCAATGCGTTTAAATACACCCCTGATGGTGGTCGGATTACAGTGGAAATAGCTACGGAAGGCGAAGCTAAGAATGACCAAGGTGAAAATGTAATTATAAAAGTACGCGATTCGGGTTATGGTATTGCCGAAAATAGGGTGAACACCATATTCGAACGCTTCAATACCCAAGATAAAAAAGACAGAAGAAACCTTCAGGGGGCAGGTATAGGCTTATCCTTCACCAAGAACCTGATCGAACTGCACCAGGGTTCAATTGTCGTTAAGAGCAAACCCAACAAGGGCACGGATTTTATTGTGAGGCTTCCCGTTGACAAAGCGGTCTATATGAATATTCCGGAGGTAAGTATCAAAGAGGTTTCTGAAAGCGACTTTTTGGTGCGCTCTTCCGAGACCGAATCTTTCGCCATCGGTATCAACGATGAAATTCTAGATGCCGATGTATCAAAGTCAAGGCCTAAGCAGCCTATTCTATTGGTGGTAGACGATAACGCCGACATACGAACCTTGGTAAAACAGGGGCTCGAGAGCGACTATGTTATCTATGAGGCGGAAAACGGCAAACAGGCGCTTAAAGTAGCCAAGAATATTATGCCCAATATTATCTTGACCGATATTTTAATGCCCATAATGGACGGTACGGAGTTTTGTAAATCGCTAAAAAGCGATAAGGAAACGAGTCATATTCCCGTGGTAATGTTAACGGCAAAGGCATCGCAAGAAAGCGAAATAGAAAACTTGAAGATAGGAGTGGAAGGCTATATCAGAAAACCTTTTGATATGGAGCTCCTTCAGCTTACCCTGGGGAATATCCTTAAGCATCGTGAGCAACTTCGGAAGCAATTCACCCGTAATATAACCTTACAACCGGCCGAAATTGCGGTTACTTCGGTCGATGAATCTTTTTTGCAAACGGCTATTGAAATTGTAGAGAAACATATGATGAACACAGATTTCAACGTAGAGATGCTGGTAAAGGAAATGGGCTACAGCCGTAGTAACCTCTACATGAAATTCAAAGAGATAACGGGCTTGTCTTCAAGTGAATTCATTCGCAACATACGCCTGAAACGCGCGGTTCAACTATTTGAACAAAGCGATCTTTCGGTAAAGGAGATTATGTATAAAACCGGCTTCAATACCGCCTCGTATTTTTCAAAATGCTTTAAAAAACAATTCGGTGTCATACCTAGCGAGTATGTAGCCCAACTCAAAAACAAAAAAAATACCACATCTTAA
- a CDS encoding FG-GAP-like repeat-containing protein, whose product MRQDLSLVRGKGVFIIMTLFLMWNCTTEKKQAKEEKQQERVQVDKSLKFEVKLKEQTQVTFANELKESKNLNYFNFPYMYAGAGVAVGDINNDGLPDVFFVGNGVENKLYLNTGNFKFSDISNAAHIGGKEKPRWSSGVTMADVNADGFLDIYVCVSGPSPDKRNLLFINNGDTTFTESAKEFGLDDAGFSNQATFFDYDKDGDLDMFLASYPPAEFQSSNAFYVEKQTSATMEESDQLYENVGGGKFKNVTKESGIYNFGLSLNASVSDFNNDGWFDIYVSNDFNSPDFLYINQKDGTFKDQVKKFTNHTSNFGMGSDAADFNNDGWIDLLQADMMSSSNFGKKRNMSSMRPEYFHEAVELGLHYQYMRNSLQMNNGNDSFSDIAELAGVSNTDWSWSALFADLNNDGWKDIFITNGMRRSVNNKDYELKIAAAIESGQIAPSERYLLTKNMPVEPVSNKVFVNNGDLTFSEDIDPQGLSYYGFTHGAAYADLDLDGDLDMVINNLDRMSMIVENKIEDNNYLRIRLKGEQGNTFGIGAKVRLSASGKNQYQEMMPSRGYLSSVEHIVHFGLGKMDKIDTLQIKWASGKEQILTDLKVNQLIEASEAQATQSQIRFLPKKKILFRETHGLGLDFEHKENQFNDFDKQVLLPHQLSKFGPSLAIGDVNGDGLDDLYVGGAMDQKGELFFQVKNGRFERRVSKAFEDDRLHEDTGAVFFDADDDGDLDLYVVSGGNEQAENSLFYQDRLYINDGNGSFDKNEDALPKIGISGMSIEPYDYDGDGDLDLFVGGRLTPWDYPKSAGSLILNNEKGTFTDVTATVAPQLKNVGLVTDMVWTDYNGDGEIDFILVGEWMPITVFERVGERFEKKNIESLKNTEGWWYSIIASDLDGDGDDDYMAGNLGLNYKYKATEKSPFEVYYADFDNNGSNDLALGYYENNTLYPVRGKQCSTEQVPALKAKFKSYDAFAKANFFEVYNIENTEDVLHKKAKTFASSFFINEGNGSFEIQPMPNMAQLSSVNSIVIKDFNEDGVKDVVVAGNLFSAEVETPRNDAGSGLFMEGVLHSGKYSLKPLTMTGLKLNGDLKNLKRMDIGGQEFLVGANNDGPLQLFEFLK is encoded by the coding sequence ATGAGACAAGATTTGAGTTTAGTTCGGGGCAAGGGTGTTTTTATAATAATGACGCTGTTTTTAATGTGGAACTGCACTACGGAAAAAAAGCAAGCCAAGGAAGAAAAGCAGCAAGAAAGGGTTCAGGTCGATAAATCATTGAAATTTGAAGTGAAGCTAAAGGAGCAAACACAGGTTACTTTCGCCAACGAATTAAAAGAATCTAAAAATCTGAATTATTTTAATTTTCCTTATATGTATGCCGGTGCTGGGGTGGCCGTGGGCGATATCAACAACGATGGGTTGCCAGATGTTTTCTTTGTTGGAAATGGGGTAGAAAACAAACTGTATCTCAATACGGGAAATTTTAAATTTTCCGATATTTCAAATGCAGCACATATCGGGGGGAAAGAGAAGCCTAGATGGTCTAGCGGGGTAACAATGGCAGACGTTAATGCCGATGGTTTTTTGGATATTTATGTATGTGTAAGTGGGCCATCTCCTGATAAGAGAAATTTATTGTTTATAAACAATGGGGACACAACCTTTACCGAAAGCGCAAAAGAATTTGGGCTTGATGATGCCGGTTTTTCCAATCAAGCTACTTTCTTCGATTATGACAAAGATGGGGACCTAGATATGTTTTTGGCGTCGTACCCCCCCGCTGAATTTCAAAGCTCTAATGCTTTTTATGTTGAGAAGCAGACATCCGCCACCATGGAAGAAAGTGATCAATTATATGAGAATGTAGGTGGGGGTAAATTCAAAAATGTCACTAAAGAGTCGGGGATTTATAATTTTGGTTTGAGCTTAAATGCTAGTGTTTCAGATTTTAATAATGATGGTTGGTTCGATATTTACGTTTCTAACGATTTCAATTCACCTGATTTTTTGTACATCAACCAAAAAGACGGAACATTTAAAGACCAGGTTAAGAAATTTACCAATCACACCTCCAATTTTGGTATGGGATCAGATGCGGCCGATTTTAATAATGATGGTTGGATAGACCTTTTACAGGCCGATATGATGTCTTCATCAAATTTTGGTAAAAAGCGGAACATGTCGTCCATGCGACCCGAGTATTTCCACGAAGCCGTAGAATTGGGGCTTCATTATCAATATATGAGAAACAGCCTTCAAATGAATAATGGCAACGATTCGTTTAGTGATATCGCTGAATTGGCTGGTGTTTCTAATACCGACTGGAGCTGGTCTGCCCTCTTTGCGGATTTGAACAATGATGGTTGGAAAGATATCTTCATAACCAATGGTATGAGGAGAAGCGTCAACAATAAAGACTATGAACTAAAAATAGCCGCAGCTATCGAATCAGGTCAGATAGCCCCTAGTGAACGTTACCTTCTAACTAAAAATATGCCGGTAGAACCGGTTAGCAACAAGGTTTTTGTCAATAATGGTGATTTGACTTTTTCCGAAGACATAGACCCACAAGGTTTGTCTTATTACGGCTTTACGCATGGGGCGGCCTATGCCGATTTAGATTTAGATGGCGATCTAGACATGGTCATCAACAACCTGGATCGAATGTCTATGATTGTGGAAAACAAAATCGAAGACAACAATTATCTGCGTATCAGATTAAAAGGGGAGCAGGGCAATACATTTGGTATTGGCGCTAAGGTTAGATTATCGGCCAGTGGTAAAAACCAATACCAAGAGATGATGCCCAGTAGAGGTTATCTTTCTTCCGTTGAGCATATAGTTCATTTTGGCCTTGGAAAAATGGATAAAATCGACACCTTGCAAATTAAATGGGCCAGTGGAAAAGAACAGATTCTTACGGATTTAAAGGTAAACCAACTTATAGAAGCTTCAGAAGCACAGGCTACACAGTCGCAAATTCGATTTTTGCCTAAGAAAAAAATATTGTTTAGGGAAACACATGGTTTAGGTCTGGATTTTGAACATAAGGAAAACCAATTCAACGATTTTGACAAACAGGTGCTTTTACCTCATCAGTTATCTAAATTTGGCCCTTCCTTGGCCATAGGTGATGTAAATGGAGATGGATTGGACGATCTTTACGTTGGCGGCGCAATGGACCAAAAAGGAGAATTATTTTTTCAAGTAAAAAACGGACGATTTGAACGAAGGGTGTCCAAAGCTTTTGAAGACGATAGGCTGCACGAAGACACTGGGGCCGTATTTTTTGATGCCGATGATGACGGAGACTTAGATCTTTATGTGGTTAGCGGAGGAAACGAACAAGCTGAAAATTCCCTTTTTTATCAGGATCGATTATATATAAACGACGGAAATGGCTCTTTTGATAAAAATGAGGATGCGCTTCCTAAAATCGGTATAAGTGGAATGTCAATAGAACCGTACGACTATGATGGTGATGGCGATCTTGATTTATTTGTAGGAGGTCGGCTAACTCCTTGGGACTATCCTAAATCGGCCGGCAGTCTTATTTTAAACAATGAAAAGGGCACATTTACAGATGTAACCGCTACCGTGGCGCCTCAATTAAAGAATGTAGGTCTTGTCACCGATATGGTGTGGACAGATTATAATGGCGATGGGGAAATTGACTTTATCTTGGTAGGGGAATGGATGCCTATAACCGTGTTTGAACGCGTCGGAGAACGCTTTGAAAAGAAAAATATAGAGTCTTTAAAAAATACCGAAGGTTGGTGGTACAGTATAATAGCCTCTGATTTGGATGGTGATGGCGATGATGATTATATGGCAGGAAATTTAGGGCTCAATTACAAATATAAGGCAACGGAAAAATCGCCCTTTGAAGTATATTATGCCGATTTTGACAATAACGGGTCTAATGATTTGGCACTGGGCTACTATGAAAACAATACATTGTATCCTGTTCGAGGGAAACAATGTTCCACAGAACAAGTTCCTGCCTTAAAAGCAAAGTTTAAATCGTATGATGCTTTTGCAAAGGCAAACTTTTTTGAAGTGTATAATATTGAGAATACCGAAGATGTGCTTCACAAAAAAGCAAAAACCTTTGCCTCATCATTTTTTATAAACGAGGGCAACGGTTCTTTTGAGATTCAACCAATGCCGAATATGGCCCAGCTGTCATCGGTAAATTCAATTGTAATCAAGGATTTTAATGAAGATGGCGTTAAAGATGTGGTCGTTGCAGGTAATTTATTTTCCGCAGAGGTAGAGACTCCGAGAAACGATGCCGGATCGGGTCTTTTTATGGAAGGTGTTTTGCACTCGGGAAAATATTCGCTAAAACCATTGACGATGACCGGTTTGAAACTTAATGGGGATTTGAAAAATCTCAAAAGAATGGATATAGGAGGGCAAGAATTTCTCGTAGGGGCCAATAATGACGGTCCTCTTCAATTGTTCGAATTTTTGAAGTAG